The following proteins are co-located in the Microtus ochrogaster isolate Prairie Vole_2 unplaced genomic scaffold, MicOch1.0 UNK30, whole genome shotgun sequence genome:
- the Lsm11 gene encoding U7 snRNA-associated Sm-like protein LSm11 has protein sequence MEEREWGARPARAGSPASPPSPRLDVSSYSFDPLLALYSPRLPPIPYPNAPCFNNVAEYESFLKGGRTGRGRARGTGEPASAGTSTGTSTGAGTTTRSRRRAAPTPDPERIQRLRRLMVVKEDADSTAGARRQGPGRSKKAPRNVLTRMPLHEGSPLGELHRCIREGVKVNVHIRTFKGLRGVCTGFLVAFDKFWNMALTDVDETYRKPVLGKAYERDSSLTLTRLFDRLKLQDSSKKEADSKTAVEDSTLSRYSQTSTWKVASVWGRGDTDRGSSHRRSRSVPSSLQASAREGSRSELSGRTTRTEGSSAGGTFSRATTLSRGTSRKKKKKPKVDYQQVFTRHINQIFIRGENVLLVHLAQ, from the exons ATGGAGGAGCGCGAGTGGGGGGCGAGGCCGGCTCGCGCCGGCAGCCCAGCCAGCCCGCCCAGCCCGCGGCTGGATGTCAGCTCCTACAGCTTCGACCCGCTGCTGGCCCTGTACTCGCCGCGCCTGCCTCCCATCCCCTACCCCAACGCGCCCTGCTTTAACAATGTGGCGGAGTACGAGAGCTTCCTGAAGGGCGGGCGCACCGGGCGCGGCCGGGCGCGGGGCACGGGGGAGCCGGCCTCGGCGGGAACCTCCACCGGAACCTCCACAGGAGCCGGGACCACCACCAGGAGCCGTCGCCGCGCCGCGCCCACCCCAGATCCCGAGCGCATCCAGCGTCTCCGTCGCCTCATGGTGGTCAAGGAGGACGCGGACAGCACGGCCGGTGCTCGACGCCAGGGCCCCGGGCGCAGCAAGAAGGCGCCCCGCAATGTGCTCACGCGAATGCCCC TGCATGAAGGCAGCCCCCTGGGTGAGCTTCACCGCTGTATCCGAGAGGGAGTGAAGGTCAATGTTCACATCCGCACTTTCAAGGGACTTCGGGGTGTCTGCACAGGCTTCCTGGTTGCATTTGACAAGTTCTGGAATATG GCCCTCACTGATGTGGATGAGACCTACCGTAAGCCTGTGTTAGGCAAAGCGTACGAACGGGACTCTTCGCTGACTCTCACAAGG CTGTTTGATCGGCTGAAACTTCAGGATTCCTCCAAAAAGGAAGCAGATTCCAAGACTGCAGTTGAAGACTCCACCCTGTCTAGATACTCCCAGACATCCACTTGGAAGGTGGCTTCAGTGTGGGGACGAGGAGACACTGACCGGGGCTCCTCCCACAGGCGCTCGCGCTCCGTCCCCTCCTCCCTGCAGGCGTCTGCGAGGGAGGGGTCCAGGTCTGAGCTGTCAGGGAGGACTACACGGACAGAGGGGTCCAGTGCGGGAGGCACCTTCTCCAGGGCCACCACCCTTTCACGGGGCACATcccgaaagaaaaagaaaaagcccaaggTGGATTACCAGCAGGTATTCACGCGACACATAAATCAGATTTTCATTCGAGGCGAGAATGTCCTGCTGGTTCATCTTGCACAGTGA